One genomic window of Cyanobium sp. ATX 6F1 includes the following:
- a CDS encoding DUF2997 domain-containing protein, producing MAQSTIRFRIRPDGRVEELVQGVRGDGCEQLTERIEARLGTVQQRRSTSDAFLTQIQPVEAVQAASATTP from the coding sequence ATGGCCCAGTCCACCATTCGCTTTCGCATCCGGCCCGATGGTCGTGTGGAGGAGTTGGTGCAGGGCGTGCGTGGTGATGGCTGTGAGCAGCTCACCGAGCGCATTGAGGCTCGGCTCGGCACGGTGCAACAGCGCCGCAGCACCTCCGACGCCTTCCTCACCCAGATCCAGCCGGTCGAGGCCGTCCAGGCCGCCTCCGCCACCACCCCTTGA
- a CDS encoding DUF1257 domain-containing protein — protein MSHFSTVKTELRDRQALVEALRDLGHDPSEGQRPVRGYRGQTVLADLTLPQGEGGDIGFRWNDVSGSFELVTDLDLWKQQVPVERFLAQLTQRYALRSILAASTQEGFQVSEQTQHTDGSIELVVTRWDG, from the coding sequence ATGTCGCATTTCAGCACCGTCAAGACCGAGCTCCGTGATCGCCAGGCGCTGGTGGAGGCCCTCCGGGACCTCGGCCACGACCCCAGCGAAGGCCAGCGGCCCGTGCGCGGCTACCGCGGCCAGACGGTGCTCGCCGATCTGACCCTTCCCCAGGGCGAGGGCGGTGACATCGGCTTCCGTTGGAACGACGTCAGCGGCAGTTTTGAGCTGGTCACCGATCTCGATCTCTGGAAGCAGCAGGTGCCCGTGGAGCGCTTCCTGGCCCAGCTCACCCAGCGCTATGCCCTGCGCTCAATCCTGGCCGCCTCCACCCAGGAGGGCTTTCAGGTGAGTGAGCAGACCCAGCACACCGACGGCAGCATCGAGTTGGTGGTCACCCGCTGGGACGGCTGA
- a CDS encoding ferredoxin: MSDPALAFSAAAAPTVEPTGREPLLGGALRQKAVWVDEAVCIGCRYCAHVACNTFMVEPDWGRSRALRQDGDSTETIQEAIETCPVDCIHWVAYEELDGLNEGLRCQELQPLGLPAPARFKRALPRSHAARP, encoded by the coding sequence GTGTCCGATCCCGCCCTGGCCTTCTCGGCGGCGGCCGCACCAACCGTTGAACCCACCGGGCGTGAACCCCTGCTCGGAGGCGCCCTGCGTCAGAAGGCGGTCTGGGTGGATGAGGCGGTCTGCATCGGCTGCCGCTACTGCGCTCACGTGGCCTGCAACACCTTCATGGTTGAGCCCGACTGGGGCCGCTCCCGGGCCCTGCGCCAGGATGGGGACAGCACCGAGACGATCCAGGAAGCGATTGAAACCTGCCCGGTGGACTGCATCCATTGGGTGGCCTATGAGGAACTCGATGGCCTCAACGAGGGCCTGCGCTGCCAGGAACTCCAGCCCTTGGGACTCCCCGCTCCCGCCCGTTTCAAGCGCGCCCTGCCCCGTTCCCACGCGGCGCGGCCATGA